The Brachybacterium huguangmaarense genome contains a region encoding:
- a CDS encoding NUDIX domain-containing protein, whose amino-acid sequence MDAPEDRPLRDEPGRRDVAARRTVHHGMVWDIVRDTIDFAPGVRFDREYVHHTGAVAVLAVDERDRMLLIRQYRHPAGETLWEIPAGLLDVGGEAASAAALRELREETGHDAQTVQTLLDFRPSPGGSDEVIRIYLVTGVRAAVEDGFVRTDEEAELEVRWAGIDEVARAVLAGDLTSGSLVAGVLALVGHRALGAPLRGRDTPWPERPGHGTDG is encoded by the coding sequence GTGGACGCGCCCGAGGACCGTCCGCTGCGGGACGAGCCGGGACGACGGGACGTCGCCGCCCGCCGCACCGTGCACCACGGCATGGTGTGGGACATCGTGCGCGACACGATCGACTTCGCCCCCGGCGTGCGGTTCGACCGCGAGTACGTGCATCACACGGGCGCCGTGGCGGTCCTCGCGGTGGACGAGCGCGACCGGATGCTGCTGATCCGTCAGTACCGTCATCCGGCCGGCGAGACCCTGTGGGAGATCCCCGCGGGTCTGCTCGACGTGGGAGGCGAGGCGGCGTCCGCGGCCGCGCTGCGAGAGCTGCGCGAGGAGACCGGGCACGACGCCCAGACCGTGCAGACCCTGCTCGACTTCCGTCCCAGCCCGGGCGGCTCCGACGAGGTCATCCGCATCTATCTCGTCACCGGGGTGCGCGCGGCCGTCGAGGACGGCTTCGTGCGCACCGACGAGGAGGCCGAGCTCGAGGTCCGCTGGGCCGGGATCGACGAGGTCGCCCGGGCGGTGCTCGCGGGCGACCTGACGAGCGGCTCGCTCGTGGCCGGGGTGCTCGCGCTCGTGGGGCATCGCGCCCTGGGCGCGCCGCTGCGCGGCCGGGACACCCCGTGGCCGGAGCGTCCCGGCCACGGGACGGACGGCTGA